One Spinacia oleracea cultivar Varoflay chromosome 4, BTI_SOV_V1, whole genome shotgun sequence DNA segment encodes these proteins:
- the LOC110797983 gene encoding cyclin-dependent kinase F-4 has product MERYKLIKEVGDGTFGCVWRAINKQSGEVVAIKKMKKKYYSWEECINLREVKSLRKMSHPNIVKLKEVIREHDILHFVFEYMECNLYQLMKDRGRPFSENDVRNWCFQVFQALAYMHQRGYFHRDLKPENLLVSKDVIKIADFGLAREVCSGPPYTEYVSTRWYRAPEVLLQSPTYTSAVDMWAMGAIMAELFTLRPLFPGLSEADEIYKICSVIGTPTENSWGHGLLLSRAMNYQFPQLPGVHLSTLIPSASDDAISLIRSLCSWDPIQRPTAAEVLQHPFFKNCFYVPPSLRTRATVNRTPPSLAARGYFDQKSARKSSGPGTLPAPKATNLKPHVAFGASVQRKLEMDGKDVNKNDKSIKSSAVKQPKYRPPARNSPSSIYPGRTSRGVSETAEKLSNMSLGSGRQTMRQSVPPPMKAGGWHGQSNMFMGRSQEIQPTRTFPRKVAG; this is encoded by the exons ATGGAGAG GTACAAGCTGATTAAGGAAGTTGGCGATGGAACTTTTGGGTGTGTTTGGCGTGCTATAAATAAACAGAGTGGAGAAGTT GTTGCTATaaagaagatgaagaaaaaaTATTATTCATGGGAAGAATGCATTAATCTAAGAGAAGTGAAG TCGCTAAGGAAGATGAGCCATCCAAATATTGTGAAACTGAAAGAAGTTATTAGAGAGCATGATATCCTGCATTTTGTGTTTGAATATATG GAGTGCAATTTGTACCAACTTATGAAAGACAGGGGAAGACCCTTTTCAGAGAATGATGTCAGAAATTGGTgctttcaagtatttcaagcCCTTGCCTACATGCACCAGCGTGGTTATTTTCATCGCGATCTCAAACCAG AGAATCTTCTGGTCTCAAAAGACGTTATTAAAATAGCTGATTTTGGTCTTGCACGAGAAGTTTGTTCTGGGCCACCTTATACAGAATACGTCTCCACACGCTG GTACAGGGCTCCTGAAGTTCTGctccagtctcccacttatACTTCTGCTGTGG ATATGTGGGCAATGGGTGCGATAATGGCTGAGCTGTTTACTCTCCGTCCTCTTTTTCCTGGATTAAG TGAAGCGGATGAGATCTATAAAATATGCAGTGTCATCGGAACACCAACAGAGAACTCTTGGGGCCATGGACTTCTGCTTTCTCGAGCAATGAACTATCAGTTTCCACAG CTTCCTGGCGTGCATCTTTCAACTCTCATACCCTCTGCAAGTGATGATGCTATCAGCCTTATTAGG TCACTTTGTTCCTGGGACCCAATTCAGAGGCCAACAGCAGCAGAGGTCCTTCAGCATCCCTTTTTCAAG AATTGTTTCTATGTGCCCCCATCTTTACGAACTAGAGCAACTGTCAACAGAACACCACCATCATTGGCAGCCAGGGGATACTTTGATCAGAAATCTGCGAGGAAGAGTAGTGGTCCTGGAACTCTTCCCGCCCCAAAAGCCACAAATCTAAAACCTCATGTTGCCTTTGGTGCAAGTGTACAACGCAAACTGGAAATGGATGGCAAGGATGTAAACAAGAATGATAAATCTATCAAGAGCTCTGCTGTTAAACAACCAAAGTATAGGCCGCCGGCAAGGAACAGTCCAT CTTCCATTTACCCAGGTAGGACCAGTCGCGGAGTAAGTGAAACAGCAGAGAAGTTGTCCAACATGTCTCTAGGGTCTGGCAGACAAACAATGAGGCAATCAGTACCACCACCTATGAAGGCTGGAGGATGGCATGGACAATCTAATATGTTTATGGGACGATCTCAGGAGATCCAACCCACTAGAACTTTCCCAAGAAAAGTTGCAGGATGA